In the Kitasatospora terrestris genome, one interval contains:
- a CDS encoding Imm53 family immunity protein: MDRDSAGALDFLQSWYAEQCNEDWEHGFSIRIATLDNPGWTVEIDLVDTDLEGRRLDKSKQEGPGGCWLWSWSDGEVFSAACDERSLERAIRRFKDFAEQVEQP, encoded by the coding sequence ATGGACCGCGATTCCGCCGGCGCCCTCGACTTCCTCCAGTCGTGGTACGCGGAGCAGTGCAACGAGGACTGGGAGCACGGGTTCAGTATCCGGATCGCCACCCTCGACAACCCCGGCTGGACCGTCGAGATCGACCTCGTGGACACCGACCTCGAGGGGCGCCGACTCGACAAGTCGAAGCAGGAGGGGCCCGGAGGGTGCTGGCTCTGGTCCTGGTCGGACGGCGAGGTGTTCTCGGCCGCCTGCGACGAGCGCTCCCTGGAGCGGGCGATCCGCCGGTTCAAGGACTTCGCCGAGCAGGTGGAGCAGCCGTAG